Below is a genomic region from Pseudarthrobacter sulfonivorans.
GACGGTCCGCGTCCATCGTGATGATGTCCGCGTTGCGCAGCAGGAGGTCGAGTTTCATGATCGGATTCCTGGCCTACCGGTGTGAGGTGGTCACGGACTTGATGCGGGTGTAGTCCTCCAGGCCGAATACGGAGAGGTCCTTTCCGGTGCCGGAGTGCTTGAAGCCACCGTGCGGTGCCTCGGCCGGGATCACCTGGTGGCAGTTGATCCAGACAGCGCCGAAATCCAGCTCCATGGACACCCTGGTGACCACGCCATGGTTCTCAGACCAGACGCTGGAGGCCAGCGCATACTTGGTGCCGTTGGCCAACTCGATGGCCTCTTCCTCCGTGGCGAAGGGCTGCACGGTGAGCACGGGACCAAAGACCTCGTCGCACACCACCTCGTCGCTCTGGAAGACGCCGTCGATCACTGTGGGCTCGAAGTAGTAGCCGGTGCCGGTGCGCTTGCCGCCGGAGAGGACCGTGGCGTTGGCCGGCAGCCGGGTCATGAAACCCTCCACCCGCTCAAGCTGCGCGGCGCTGTTCAGCGGGCCGAGGTCCGCGTCGTCGCCGCCCACGGTGAGCGCGGCGGCCGCGGCTCCGAGGGCGGCGGCGAACTCGGTGTGGATGGACTGTTCCACCAGCACGCGGGTGACTGCGGTGCAGTCCTGGCCGGCGTTGAAGAACGCGCTCAGCGCGATTTCCTGTGCGGTCCGGGCAATGTCCACGTCCGCGAAGACGATCGCGGGTGCCTTGCCGCCGAGCTCGAGGTGGACGTCCTTGAGCGTTTTGGCTGCGGCGGACATCACCTGCGCTCCGGCGCGGGTGGATCCGGTGATGGAGACCATTTCCGGGATCTCGTGCTCAACCATGGCCGCTCCTGTGCCGCGGCCGCCGCAGACAACGTTCACGACGCCGGCGGGGAAGGCTTGCTGGGCGAGTTCGCCCAGGATCACGGTGGACCAGGGCGTGGTGTCGGCGGGTTTGAGGACCAGGGTGT
It encodes:
- a CDS encoding gamma-aminobutyraldehyde dehydrogenase, with product MITLKNIINGQAVDAPASLPFFDPATGLQIGSAPDSDAAAVDLAFQAAQQAFKRYKRTTPGERQAMLLKLADLIEANVDSLLEAEVACTGKPRAATRELEILRGADQLRFFAGACRVVSGTASTEYVEGFTSSIRREPLGVVAQITPWNYPFMMAIWKIGPALAAGNTLVLKPADTTPWSTVILGELAQQAFPAGVVNVVCGGRGTGAAMVEHEIPEMVSITGSTRAGAQVMSAAAKTLKDVHLELGGKAPAIVFADVDIARTAQEIALSAFFNAGQDCTAVTRVLVEQSIHTEFAAALGAAAAALTVGGDDADLGPLNSAAQLERVEGFMTRLPANATVLSGGKRTGTGYYFEPTVIDGVFQSDEVVCDEVFGPVLTVQPFATEEEAIELANGTKYALASSVWSENHGVVTRVSMELDFGAVWINCHQVIPAEAPHGGFKHSGTGKDLSVFGLEDYTRIKSVTTSHR